TCAGGTGTCGCGTACTCGGGGTGGGAACCAACGTCCAAGTAGAGCCGGGCGCCATTGCGCAGGAACACATTCGACGACCGACCCCAGGACACCACGCGCCGGAACAGATAGCGGGCGACCTCGTCCGGAGACAGTCGTCGCTGCCCACGGAATGTGCAGGTCACCCCGTATTCGGTCTCGACTCCAAATATCCGTCGGTCCACGGTTTTACCTTACGACGCGAGCAGGGTGGTCAGAAGATCTCCAGTAATTCGGCGGAACTTCCGCCGCGGACGATCTCGGTCGAGGATGGCCACCTCAAGTTCGTTCGGTCCGAGGACACGTGGCGAGGCACCGCTGGGGATGCCGGCCTTGGCCAATTCGGTCACGGCGACGTTGGCGGCCTGCGCCAGCGTCATGCCTTCGTGCCAACTGTCGTTGAGTTGCTCGCTAATCGTGTCGGCGGACCCGCCCATGGCGACGAATCCGTGCTCATCGGCCACGGAGCCGTCGAACGTCAGCCGATAGAGTTGATCCTCGGCCACCGTGTCGCCAACCTGAGCGACGACGAGTTCGACCTCGTACGGCTTGGGCGCCTCAGTGAAGACAGTGCCAAGAGCCTGGGCGTAGGTGTTCGCCAGACTTCGCGCGGTGACGTCGGAACGGTCGTAGGAGTAGCCGCGAAGGTCGGCGTACCGAACGCCGGCTTGGCGCAGGTTCTCGAACTCGTTGTACTTTCCGACTGCCGCGAAGGCGATACGGTCGTAGATCTCGCTGACCTTGTGCAGTGCCCGACTGGGGTTCTCGGCGACGAAGAGGATTCCCCCGTCGTACTGCTCGACAATGACCGACCGGCCCCGGCCGATGCCCTTGCGGGCGTAGTCGGCCTTGTCCTTAATGAGTTGCTCAGGGGAAACATAGAAGGGAACTGTCATGACTCAACTGCCTCCGTTGGGGGCATCGCCGCGTGCGGTCCGTTGGGCAGCAGTTGTCGGCCACCAATGACACTGCCAACGAACTCCGCCATGGTGCTCTCGTCGAGCTTCCTGACGCCCTGCTCGTCTACAACGGCGACAATCGGGAATATCCCGCGCGAGAGGTCCGGTCCGCCAGTCGCGCTGTCGTCGTCCGCAGCGTCATACAGGGCTTCCACGCATGCCATCACAGCACCGGACTCGTCGAGATCTCGCCGGTAGAGCTTCTTCAGGGCGCCACGGGCAAACATGCTGCCCGATCCGACAGCGTGGAAGAAGTGCTCCTCGTACCGGCCGCCGGTCACGTCGTAGGAGTAGATGCGGCCGTGATCGCGATTCAGGTCGAAACCTGCGAACAATGGGACAACGGCGAGGCCCTGCATGGCCATCCCGAGGTTGTTGCGAAGCAGGGTGGCCAGGCGGTTCGCCTTGCCTTCCAAGGAGAGCGTTGCGCCCTCCATCTTTTCGTAGTGTTCCAACTCGACTTGAAAGAGTCGAACGAGCTCGATGGCCAGGCCCGCAGTGCCGGCGATCCCGACGACCGTGTGCTCGTCTGCCGCGAAGACTTTTTCGATGTCCCGCTGGGCGATGATGTTGCCGGCGGTGGCTCGCCGATCCCCGGCCATCACCACGCCACCGGGATAAGTCACGGCCACGATCGTGGTTCCGTGCGGAACGCTGTCCATCGGATGTGGTGCAGCCACCAGTGGGTGGCGAACGGCCGTGGTCGTTGGCAGCAGGGACGGGTCGAGGTCAGCGACAAAGTCTGCGAATGATGAACTGCCGGGCGTCAGGAAGGGTCCGGGGAGCCCGTTGGACCAAGAACTCGGCGGCACTGCGCTCACTGTCCACCCTTCTGCACAAACGAGGAGACGAACTCGGCGGCGTTCTCCTCCAGCACATCATCGATCTCGTCGAGAATCGCATCGACGTCGGCGTCGATCTTCTCTTTTCGTTCAGCGACATCGCTCGTCGCATCGACCTCGGGCGATTCCTGCTCGGCCTCGGTCCGCGCGGGTTGCTTGTGTTCCTGCCCACTAGTCATTTCGGCGCCTCCCTGAACCTCGGGTGTAATCGAATCAGCATCTGTGTTCCTACCCGCAAAACCCGGTACGCGCCAGAGCCTACCCGCACTGCATCCGCTAACCCTGGCTCAGCGCGGACAGAAGATCTGCACCGGTCTGGCAACTGTCGAGGAGCTCTTCTACCGACGCCCGCGTACCGCGAAAGGGGTCGAGGGTGGGAACCCGCTGCAGTGATGGTTGGCCTGGGATGTCGAACACGACTGAATCCCAGGACGCCGCGCTCACCTCGTCGGGGTAACGCCGCAGACACTCGCCCCGAAACCACGCCCGGGTGTCGGCAGGTGGTTTCAGCACGGCAGTGGACACGGCCGCTTCGGTGGTGAGCCGCTTGAGGCTGCCGCGGTTCTCCAACTTGCGCGCCAAGCCCTTCGCCGGCGACATGTCCGAATACTGCAGGTCGACCAATTGAAGTCGGGGGTCGTCCCAGGCGGAACCGTCGCGTCGGCGATAGCCCTCAAGGAGCTGCAGTTTGGCGACCCAATCGAGCTCGTCGGCGCAATCCATCGGGTCACGCTCAAGCTTGTCCAGCAGTGTCTGCCAGCGATTCAGTACATCCGCGGTCTGTTGGTCGACGGAGTTGCCCTGCTCGCGCGAGACGAAGCTGGCGGCGCGGTCTGCGAAGTTGCGTTGGACTTCCATCGCAGTCATCGAGCGGCCATCCTGCAGTTCGACTTTGTGCTCCAAGCTGGGATCGTGGGAGACCCGATGAATCTCAGAAACAGGGTTGGCCAGTGTGAGATCACCCAACTCAACTCCCGCCTCGATCAGCGACAACACCAACGCGGTCATCCCCATCTTCAAGTAGGTCGCTGTCTCGGACATGTTCGCGTCGCCGACGATCACATGCAATCGTCGATGCAGGGCTGGGTCTGCGTGTGGCTCGTCGCGGGTGTTGATGATTGGTCGTTTCAGGGTGGTTTCCAAGCCCACCTCGACCTCGAAGAAGTCGGCCCGTTGGGATAGCTGAAAGCCCTGCTCGCGGCCTTCCTGACCGAGGCCGACCCGACCCGCTCCCGTGATCACTTGGCGGGTGACAAAGAACGGAATCAGGCCCGAGACGATCTCCGAGAAGGGCGTCGTTCTGCTCATGAGGTAGTTCTCATGGGTTCCGTAGGAGGCACCCTTGTTATCGGTGTTGTTCTTGTAGACACGTAGGGGCTGGGCACCGGGCATGGCCGAAGCCAGCTCGGCCGACTGCGCCATGATCAACTCACCGGCGCGGTCGTAGACCATGGCGTCCCAGGGGTTGGTTACCTCCGGACTGGAGTACTCCGGATGTGCGTGGTCGACGTAGAAGCGAGCCCCGTTTGTCAGGACGGCATTGGCCATTCCAATGTCGGCATCGGTCAGGGCCGATGGGTCGGCATCAGCACGCGTCATGTCAAACCCGCGCGCATCACGCAGGGGGGTTTCCTCGTCGTAGTCCCATCGAGCACGCCCAGTCGTCGCGCTGCCGGGTCGGTTGGCATACGCGTTGACGATCTGAGAGGACGCCAGCATCGCGTTGATGTGGGGGTGGCCGGGTACGGAAATCCCGTACTCGGTCTCAATACCCATCACCCGAATGACGCTCATGACTACAGCCTAGGGTCAGGACGGGCTCAAGGTCGCCAGGGTGTTCGGGGGACGGGCGTTACTTGATGCCGAGTTGGTAGAGCAATTCGTACCGGCTTGGGTCATCCGGCAGCACCCAGTTGAATCCCTGTTCGATGAAGATGAGTACGACATTCAGCGCGATCACGAACACGAAGAAGTACACGATGACAGAGCTCAGCATCAGTGCGCCCTTGCCGGTCGGAGCGACTGGATACGTCCGCCTGGTCAGGGTGAGCATGACTCCGGAGTAGACCAAGACAATCAAGAACGTGATGAGCGCCCAGGTGTAGAAGTGCAGCCCCAACACGGTGCCGCCATAGCCCGGATCGTCGGGCTCGATGTGGAGGAGTACCTGACGGGTGGAAATGATCATGCCGAGCAGGGCGCCGAGGATCATCAGGCCGTAGCCGCGCGCGTAGGCGCCCATATTCATCCGGCCTTTGCGGGTCAGCCCGACCATCCAGACAGCACCGATTCCGATCAGGATCATCGCCATGCGCTGCAATGTGCACAGCGGACAGGGCATGTCATGGGCACCGGTGAACTGGGTCGAAATGGCCATGAGGATGACCAGGCAGTACGCCAGTGCGACCAGGTGTGGCAGCCAGTACCCGACCTTGTTCCAGATGGTCGCCGTGGCCGGGGCATCCTCAACGGCTGCGGCCGGAGTCGGAGTCTGCTCTCGAGTGCTCATGGTCGCCTGCTTAGAAGCTCAGGTTGAGCGTCGAGGTGGCGTGGTGGTTGAACAGCAATGCGGTCATGACGAACCCGAGCACGAATACCGGAATCAGAACCTTGGCTCGGGCACCTCGGACTGCGAGGACTGCGCCGACTAGCAGCACGGTCAAAATGATGGTGTCCATCGACTGTCCCTCGCTTGGTGCGGCCCGGCGGCCGCGTGCGGGAACGTTCTACCAGCGATCACAGGCCCGGTGCACGGTGAGAATCACACTGGGCGCATTCGGTGGTTCGTCGGCAGTGTGGCGATTGCGTCGGGTAGCTCTAAAGGTACTGGCCAGTATTCGCGACAGTGTCGATGGAACGGCCGGCCTCGGAGCCCTTCTTGCCTTGGACCAACGTCCGGATGAAGATGATGCGCTCGCCCTTCTTGCCCGAGATGCGTGCCCAGTCGTCCGGGTTCGTTGTGTTGGGGAGGTCTTCGTTCTCCCGAAACTCGTCGACGCAGGCCGACAGCAAGTGCGAGACCCGAATGCCCTTCTGTTCGGTCTCCAGATAGTCCTTGATTGCCGACTTCTTTGCCCGGGCGACGATGTTCTCGATCATGGCGCCCGAATTGAAATCCTTGAAGTAGAGCACTTCCTTGTCGCCGTCCGCGTAGGTCACTTCGAGGAATCGGTTCTCATCGCTTTCGGCGTACATCCGCTCGACGCCACGCTCGATCATCGCCCGAGTGGTGGTCACTGGATCGCCGCCGTTCTCGGCTAGGTCGTCGGCATGCAACGGCAGATCGGGCGTCAGGTACTTGGCCATGATGTCCGCCGCCGCTTGGGCGTCCGGACGTTCAATCTTGATCTTCACGTCAAGTCGTCCGGGCCGCAGGATCGCCGGATCGATCATGTCCTCGCGATTGGAAGCACCAATGACGATGACGTTCTCGAGTCGCTCAACGCCGTCAATCTCGCTCAGCAACTGCGGGACGATGGTGTTCTCGACATCGCTGGACACCCCGGAGCCTCGAGTCCGGAATAACGAGTCCATCTCGTCGAAGAACACGATGACGGGCATACCCTCGCTTGCCTTCTCCCGTGCGCGTTGGAAGACCAGCCGGATGTGTCGTTCGGTTTCGCCAACGTATTTGTTGAGCAGTTCCGGGCCCTTGATGTTGAGGAAGAACGAGCGCGCCGCGGAGGTGCCTTCGCGGGCCGAAACCTTCTTGGCCAGCGAGTTGGCGACCGCCTTGGCAATCAACG
The window above is part of the Candidatus Nanopelagicales bacterium genome. Proteins encoded here:
- the prcA gene encoding proteasome subunit alpha, which translates into the protein MTVPFYVSPEQLIKDKADYARKGIGRGRSVIVEQYDGGILFVAENPSRALHKVSEIYDRIAFAAVGKYNEFENLRQAGVRYADLRGYSYDRSDVTARSLANTYAQALGTVFTEAPKPYEVELVVAQVGDTVAEDQLYRLTFDGSVADEHGFVAMGGSADTISEQLNDSWHEGMTLAQAANVAVTELAKAGIPSGASPRVLGPNELEVAILDRDRPRRKFRRITGDLLTTLLAS
- the prcB gene encoding proteasome subunit beta → MPPSSWSNGLPGPFLTPGSSSFADFVADLDPSLLPTTTAVRHPLVAAPHPMDSVPHGTTIVAVTYPGGVVMAGDRRATAGNIIAQRDIEKVFAADEHTVVGIAGTAGLAIELVRLFQVELEHYEKMEGATLSLEGKANRLATLLRNNLGMAMQGLAVVPLFAGFDLNRDHGRIYSYDVTGGRYEEHFFHAVGSGSMFARGALKKLYRRDLDESGAVMACVEALYDAADDDSATGGPDLSRGIFPIVAVVDEQGVRKLDESTMAEFVGSVIGGRQLLPNGPHAAMPPTEAVES
- a CDS encoding ubiquitin-like protein Pup — translated: MTSGQEHKQPARTEAEQESPEVDATSDVAERKEKIDADVDAILDEIDDVLEENAAEFVSSFVQKGGQ
- the arc gene encoding proteasome ATPase; this encodes MPIDDDGGRYGGGYTSRPTEADVAAIRDELTRARHRSERLAETLREAREQIISLKEEVDRLAEPPSGYGTFLTKHEDGTIDVFASGRKLRVTVSPAVPLDTLRIGQEVMLNEAMNVVAVCGFERHGEIVTLKEILEDGERALVIGRTDEERVVQLAAPLLEAPIRAGDALLMEARSGYVYERIPKAEVEELVLEEVPDIDYLDIGGLASQIDQIRDAVELPYLHAELFAEHKLNAPKGILLYGPPGCGKTLIAKAVANSLAKKVSAREGTSAARSFFLNIKGPELLNKYVGETERHIRLVFQRAREKASEGMPVIVFFDEMDSLFRTRGSGVSSDVENTIVPQLLSEIDGVERLENVIVIGASNREDMIDPAILRPGRLDVKIKIERPDAQAAADIMAKYLTPDLPLHADDLAENGGDPVTTTRAMIERGVERMYAESDENRFLEVTYADGDKEVLYFKDFNSGAMIENIVARAKKSAIKDYLETEQKGIRVSHLLSACVDEFRENEDLPNTTNPDDWARISGKKGERIIFIRTLVQGKKGSEAGRSIDTVANTGQYL
- a CDS encoding disulfide bond formation protein B — translated: MSTREQTPTPAAAVEDAPATATIWNKVGYWLPHLVALAYCLVILMAISTQFTGAHDMPCPLCTLQRMAMILIGIGAVWMVGLTRKGRMNMGAYARGYGLMILGALLGMIISTRQVLLHIEPDDPGYGGTVLGLHFYTWALITFLIVLVYSGVMLTLTRRTYPVAPTGKGALMLSSVIVYFFVFVIALNVVLIFIEQGFNWVLPDDPSRYELLYQLGIK
- a CDS encoding proteasome accessory factor PafA2, which translates into the protein MSVIRVMGIETEYGISVPGHPHINAMLASSQIVNAYANRPGSATTGRARWDYDEETPLRDARGFDMTRADADPSALTDADIGMANAVLTNGARFYVDHAHPEYSSPEVTNPWDAMVYDRAGELIMAQSAELASAMPGAQPLRVYKNNTDNKGASYGTHENYLMSRTTPFSEIVSGLIPFFVTRQVITGAGRVGLGQEGREQGFQLSQRADFFEVEVGLETTLKRPIINTRDEPHADPALHRRLHVIVGDANMSETATYLKMGMTALVLSLIEAGVELGDLTLANPVSEIHRVSHDPSLEHKVELQDGRSMTAMEVQRNFADRAASFVSREQGNSVDQQTADVLNRWQTLLDKLERDPMDCADELDWVAKLQLLEGYRRRDGSAWDDPRLQLVDLQYSDMSPAKGLARKLENRGSLKRLTTEAAVSTAVLKPPADTRAWFRGECLRRYPDEVSAASWDSVVFDIPGQPSLQRVPTLDPFRGTRASVEELLDSCQTGADLLSALSQG